gttgaaactgttttagaggtGAAGTTTATGGTTAGTTTGggggatgtagtttgtggtgctgttgctGGACTAAATAGAAACACCTtctcagtataacacaatacaactcaacagcagcacaaactgcagcgTAAATGCATATAAATTCAGGAAACAGCattcaccttttttcttttttttttttaggagtcAACTACCATACTGGCAAACTATTATACTATTATCAGGAAGTGAGGAAGTGAATGTGACGATACCCGAGAGCCCTGCTGTCAGTCTACACTTGAAACTCGACCAAGTCTGAACTAAAGAACAGCTGAGTCAACCGTCTACAGGATTTTTAATTTGGTCTGACAGGGATGAcgttcactcactcacttccCCAAGTCTTCATAGTCATTCAGTGAGTTTTACTCTTTATGGCAAATGTTTCAACTCATTTCCCTGATGGAGGTCAGTCAAGTGTTGACATTGGAAGCAAAGCACACATGAAAACTACTGTATGTTATACATTTACTACAACTCTTACTGTATCTGCTGTGATACACTTAGTCAAACATTAACTTTAAACTCAGCAATGAGGAATACTGCCACTGTGCACTTATTATAATTGATCATTAAAATGGTTCTAACGGAGATAATAAGGTCAGGCAATTCAATCGTCAGttatactgtaaacacacaaacctccaGATCCTGTAGAGCTGGGAGGCTCCTGCGCTGCCGACAAAGAAGTTGACACAAAACAGGTTCCAGTTCTTGGGGATTATGACCAACGAGTATCTGGACCAGATCAGGCCTGGAGGAGAAGGACAGCGGTGAGTGTGAAGGTTATGCACACAAATGGCTCATGAGAACCCGAGTCTGCGTTTTGGCAAAAGAATAACAGATAAGATTTGTTTGAAGAAACATATTGCAAAAGTGGATACATCAGACAACCTTTAGCACAGATTGGTCAAATTATCTCTGAGCAGAGATCAAAGACAAATCCACTGACACAACTCACAGCCAAAACTCTAGACTAAGATGTGTAACgtttatattattttaagtaCAGGTCAGATAActcaaacatttttcatgttgcaAACTCCATTTGGAGTTCATATTAAAATCCATTTAATCTCATCTCACCTGTGGCTGTCAGCACTGCAGACTGGGAGACACTGAGTTTTTCTGCTGGTCGAGTCATATCAGCCAAACCAGCTGCAACCAGACCCTGTAGAGGACAAGAGACCATGTTTTCTGTGCTCCATCAAAACTGGTGTGGATtcttttactgtatgttaacaGATCAATCTGAATTGATAAGACTGATAATTACACCATGGTGACCCTTTGTGTCCATGGCAATGGTTCCCAACCTCTGCGTTGGGACCCCCATAGGGGTTGCAAGACGATTAACAgcaaagcagaaaaacacatttctgctacacaaaattATGTTGatcttttcttactttttgcTTGTGAATTACTGGATAATTAAATTTCTTAATGCCCCTTCAAAGTATTCAAATAACACAAAGTGCATCATTGATTGAACAGATATAAGCAACGTGTAACGAGGGGGTTGCATGAAGATAAAGTTACAAACAGGTTTGGAACCACTGGTCGAAGGtgtacttacatactgtaaattaaaCACTGTGTAAAGGATGCACTTACCCATTTAAACACCGGGGCccagaagaaaactgtttttggacctggaataaaaacaaaaaagggaaacatgAAATTTGGCAGTTACGTTCTGACAATGGATTAAACATTATTTGGTTTAATTTCAGagtttttttaaaggttttctttCTGAGGTAACTAATCTGCCTGCTGGGACTTTCTGACGGGTGTAAAGATGAAGCCTGATTCCATATGGTCTGTGTAACAGATACCTGGACAAATAAACTTCATTAGCTCTGTATGGTTTGCTTtacaacaagaggaagaaaaatgtgaggaaatatAAAATGCTGCTGGTTTGGAATCGACTGTCCTCATATAAGAATATTTTTCCAATATTGATGCAAATtcgggcaaaaaaaaaagaatcaccaAAATGATCAGATTTCTCTTCTTATTAAACTGACTGAACTTCTATAACTCATTAAGCTAGTATTTAGTCACTCAAAGGGgactttttcacttttttcccccattttataaacaaaacaatcaggagaagaaaataatctgcagattgatTGATTATGAAATTAAtagtcagttgcagccctacacaAGTTAATAAAATACCACATGGCAATCATGTCGGTGAGGTATGGTTCGAATTTTTATTGAGATTTTGATTAACACCACAATAAACTTAACCCATACAATGGTGGCTTTAGGACGACAAAATGTTCCAAAGCAATAACAAAAAAGATCATGTCATCAGGGGGATACCATACCACTGAACATCAATAAACGTGCCCAGCCcctgaaaaatatgaaattgcGTAGTTCAAGTTATACCAGTTGATATTACTTAATATGGTCTGATTTCATTGAGGTTTTCTCCCTAAAACAGCTAATCTTCCTATCAGGCTTTTCTAATTTGTGAAAAGACTAGATGTTAAACCAGACAGGCAAGCCTGAGTCTATGTGTAACAGATACTTGGACGCCTCAGTGCGTCCGAGCCTCtgggagagaagacacacatAAACTGAATTAGCTTCAGCACAGGGAAGAAAAAATGTGCAGGACCACAAAAAAGTTGCTGGTCTGGAATCAGCTTTCCCGCCCAACACTGCGGGCTAAACAAAAAGTAGGACTTCTGTCACCGCAAATCATTGTTGAGGGAGTTGGCTTTTGTCGCCGCCCCTTCATAAGAAATTCAGAAAGTCGTCCTTGACAACCGGAGCTCCAGCACCCTTACAGACAACACAAAGAGCAGACTGTCCCCTGTGACGCCTGTGACTCCTTAATCTCAGTACCCTCTAGTTAATATGGGTGTCAAAGAgagcaggatgtgtgtgtgcaagttgTACTTACTGAACAGGAGaaacacattcagtttattaggtactccaaataaaacataatgcagtctaatgcaataaatcctcccttcatgaatgtttaatgttcagtttttgtttgcgCTGTTTTAGAGAGGGGTCACtcatcattttggaggctgttgTATTGTATCATATTATAGTGGGAGGTTTTTCTACTATATTTAGTCTGCCCTCATTtataccttcatgaaggtaggatttattgcagggctgttgcatTACACTGCAGTAGACTgagctaggtgtacctaataaactggcaagaTATTTTTTAAGACATAACCTTTgagtaattattattttttattttatttcatagactaaacaatgaattatataataaaaaggCTATTAATATGCAGCCCTATTAGAATGAACAGTACCATTATCAAAATATGAACATAAGAACacatgttatattttatttaaaagttagaagataaaatgacaataacaatgCCTATCGTGCTGGTTAAGTAGtacattttgattgttttttttacggcACTACCTTTGAACTCCTCTCAAACCCAGAACAGCACGTCCTGGCTTTAGGGCAAACAGAGCTACAAACTTTCCCTGTTATAAACTCAGCTCTTCTTCACAGTCTGAGCTGCTTATCTGGTGTTATCCCAGCAGATTAGGGGCTCCCAGAGCAACACggagacaataaaacaaatactttcATACAGCTCAGGCATCAAGAATAGGCAGGAGCAGCTGTTTTATCCTCTATAGGTTCATGCATCCACATCACTTCCACCCTGTATAACAGCTGGACAGAGCTAACATCAGTCacccaccaacaacaacagagagaaaccacaaacacagacacagcctgCTAATCAAGAGGCTGAGAGATAAACTCTACATTACCTGCCGGGTGGTTGTATAGAGGTCTCAGTTTGGCAGGCAGCATATGCTCGATCCTGTCCAAAATCCTGTGATAGGACACTCGCAGCGCAGCCATGACTGTAGATGTTCTGATGGAAATAAAGACACTGAACGGAACCAGAAGCTAGCTCGCTAAATGTTAAGCTAGCTAAGGACCTTTCTTAAGAGCCACAGAATTTAAAAACCTTTTGCCTTCGCCTGTTTGCGCAATGttgtcaaacaaataaatgacagGTCGGTTAAACCATAGGAGAGGATGCTGCTGTCCTACTGTCGACCTTCCACCGATGCCACTATGACCATGCTAGCGCTGCTAGCTTCTCTGTAGCTTCTGTCTGACCGACACGACGAGGTGACTTTCCGTACGATGCAACCAACCGCGTGAGGGGCGGGGTTACACGTTTCCTCTATCCTCATTGGCCCGCCTGGTCAGAACACCAATATGATTGGTTTAGATAGCATTGTTACTTTTCATGTCTGGCGTATGGCAACTGGGTGGAGATAAATCGCCTCTTTGACAAGTCATTTTACTGAATGtattcagattttatttgtgttcGTCAGcattataaacacattttagagcTGTCTGTTAAAGACGGCATATTATAGTTTGAGCGtaaagattaaaacatttgatttgattgaaatTTGTTGCAAATGTTATGATTTTAATGGCAacttttttaatataaaaataatagcCTACCTATGTTTACTGTATTCCTTTGTGACATTACATATTTGATAAACTCTCAGAAAAAGTATGTACACAATGAAATGTTATAAGTTGCATTATGTTGCATTCCTAAAACATCTCAAATGTAATCTGCCTTTatctttttattacatttatttttttctctgttacctttgtgttttgttgtttttttgttatattttctcttgTATGTTTTGATTGTACCCTACATTTAAATTGTTAAAACACTTGTTATGGAAAATTAAATTCTATTTTaatcaataaagttttgaaTTTGCGTAGTTTTATATGATAACCAACAACACCCCCAGTCTTTGTTAAGTTGAATATTATATTTGCACCATGTGAGACTGAAAATTTGCAGTCAAATGGCAGTAGAGCATTTTCCAGCAGCATAATAGAGTCTTTGAGCAGGACTGGATCACCAAATGGGCAAAGTGGGCAAGACCTACTATAGTAAAATATCAAGAATAGCAGGTCCTGCATTACAACTTGATCTTGTCTGTCATGTAGGTTTCATAACAGGGGACCAACAGTCAGTGTTTGCCCTGGGGGGGGCTAACAGGTTAATCCAGCCCTGTGTTTGAGGACTCTGGAAAACAGCAGTGCATGTTATCAAACGGCAGTCCAGGTTTACTTCAAACTTAActtaaattgaataaaattaCGTCTTACATCTGtacaaggctggattaccacCAAGCATGTAACTGCTAGACCCAACATGACAACATGTGCCCTGGTCATGTCCCTAGCCACCTACTAAACAGAGCTTTCTTTGCACCTTCTGCAAAATCAGAACCATCCGGTGTAAGCGCAGCAATGACCTCCAGgacatttaatgtatttacgTTAAAGACAAGATGTGTCGATTCCAGAGCAAACGTACTAGATAGATGTGATTAAATTAATGTGAATGCTGATTCAGCAGCAGCTTATATTCACAGGCTTGACTGATGCCAAACAAAAGGGAAATTCTGCAAGATCAAAAATGAcccaaagcaaaaacagaaaatgatttgttaCTTGTCCCCTCACTTATAAACTGGAACCTAATCTTCAAAATAGTTTGGTACAAGCAGATTTCTGCCTTAAGAGCAAACATATCGTATGTTCCCTGATTGCctggttgtttttgtcatcagtctgctgtgtgtgataAGATGTTGGAACCTATTTTATTCCACATCCAGACAGACAAACTAAACCAAAGCTCACTCCGCCCCGGCAGCTGTTTGGCGTCTTACAACGAGCGTTCCTATCCTCTCTGTGAAGTCACGCAGTTTATCGCGTTGTTTGGACACAGCTGTCCGCTAGAAGAAACAAACCAGGCTAGGCTAGCAGGACAGATAGTTAGCAGCGCAGAGAGCAGAGGTACAGTCAACGTAAACTCCGGAGGACAGCGGCGACAGGACAGGAGCGAGTCTTTCACCTCCA
This window of the Enoplosus armatus isolate fEnoArm2 chromosome 11, fEnoArm2.hap1, whole genome shotgun sequence genome carries:
- the mpc2b gene encoding mitochondrial pyruvate carrier 2b, with translation MAALRVSYHRILDRIEHMLPAKLRPLYNHPAGPKTVFFWAPVFKWGLVAAGLADMTRPAEKLSVSQSAVLTATGLIWSRYSLVIIPKNWNLFCVNFFVGSAGASQLYRIWRHKQDLKAKAKEAAES